In a genomic window of Nostoc sp. UHCC 0870:
- the gvpC gene encoding gas vesicle protein GvpC, producing the protein MTALMQRIRQEHQSIAEEVAQLCRETHEFLSATTANRQEQAKKQAQELRTFHEELEYTTQDFLAETAKTRFAQAQAQSKFLHQFHKNLEQTTHDFLAETAKDRTEQATAQRQNLRQFRQDLFTSVFGSF; encoded by the coding sequence ATGACGGCTTTAATGCAAAGAATCCGGCAAGAGCATCAGTCAATAGCTGAGGAAGTAGCTCAACTATGTAGAGAGACTCATGAATTCTTGTCCGCTACAACAGCAAATAGACAAGAGCAAGCTAAAAAGCAAGCTCAAGAACTGCGTACTTTCCACGAAGAACTTGAGTACACAACTCAAGATTTTTTAGCTGAAACAGCTAAAACAAGGTTTGCTCAAGCTCAAGCTCAATCGAAGTTTTTGCATCAGTTTCACAAAAATCTGGAGCAAACAACCCACGACTTTTTAGCTGAAACGGCAAAGGACAGAACCGAACAAGCTACCGCACAAAGGCAGAATCTGCGCCAATTCCGGCAAGATTTGTTTACTAGTGTTTTTGGCTCATTTTAG
- a CDS encoding CocE/NonD family hydrolase, whose protein sequence is MYKILPKEIASIYTRDGVRLDADIYRPDEEGEFPVLLMRQPYGRAIASTVVYAHPSWYAAQGYIVVIQDVRGRGTSEGEFKLFANEITDGADSVNWAASLPGSNGQVGMYGFSYQGMTQLYAAIAKPPALKTICPAMIGYDLYTDWAYEGGAFCLQTNLAWAIQLATETARLRGDQETYQALLTASRNLPLNHPEILQKLTPESFYHDWVAHSQPDTYWQELSPKSHFQSVDLPMFHIGGWFDTYLRGTLHLYQDMVARANTPQNLIIGPWAHLPWGRKVGAADFGKLATSPIDQMQIRWFNQFLKGVDTGLLNESPVCLFEMGSNIWQDLPSLPKPNQKSYFLSTTGLASIREDAGILIPNPQFPIPSPQDVLVHDPWRPVPAMGGHAAMPAGVFERSQIDCRSDVLTYTSEPLTADLSLVGEVLVKICCQSDQDSYDLCAVMSQVYPDGSVYNVTQGYLHCQDGKNNVTRNIQLQTICIRIGKGNCLRLSLSLACYPAYAMNSGNGVVLSSTRLMNAQIITLSVSCDGSQVVLPMIA, encoded by the coding sequence ATGTACAAAATCCTCCCCAAAGAAATTGCCTCTATATACACACGCGACGGTGTACGCCTCGATGCAGATATCTATCGCCCTGATGAGGAAGGCGAGTTTCCTGTATTATTAATGCGACAACCCTATGGTAGAGCGATCGCGTCTACGGTGGTTTATGCTCATCCTAGTTGGTACGCTGCCCAAGGTTACATTGTAGTGATTCAAGATGTGCGGGGACGCGGTACTTCGGAGGGTGAGTTTAAGTTATTCGCCAACGAAATCACTGACGGTGCAGATAGCGTTAATTGGGCTGCAAGTCTACCGGGGAGTAATGGCCAGGTGGGAATGTATGGCTTTTCTTATCAGGGGATGACTCAATTGTACGCTGCGATCGCCAAACCACCAGCCCTAAAAACTATTTGCCCAGCGATGATTGGCTATGATTTATATACAGATTGGGCTTATGAAGGTGGTGCATTCTGTTTGCAAACAAATTTAGCTTGGGCGATACAATTAGCAACAGAAACTGCACGGTTACGAGGTGATCAAGAAACATATCAAGCTTTACTTACAGCCTCGCGCAATCTCCCGCTAAATCATCCCGAAATTCTGCAAAAACTTACACCAGAATCTTTCTATCACGATTGGGTAGCTCATTCGCAACCTGATACTTATTGGCAAGAACTCTCACCCAAAAGCCACTTCCAAAGTGTTGACTTGCCGATGTTTCATATCGGTGGATGGTTTGATACTTATCTGCGCGGTACATTGCATCTATACCAAGATATGGTAGCCCGCGCTAATACTCCCCAAAATTTAATCATTGGCCCTTGGGCGCATTTACCCTGGGGACGCAAAGTTGGTGCAGCTGATTTTGGTAAGCTAGCCACTAGCCCAATAGATCAAATGCAGATTCGTTGGTTTAATCAATTTCTCAAAGGTGTAGATACAGGTTTATTAAATGAGTCTCCTGTGTGCCTGTTTGAAATGGGTAGTAACATTTGGCAAGATTTACCCAGTTTACCTAAACCAAATCAGAAATCTTACTTTTTGTCAACCACCGGACTAGCCAGCATCAGAGAAGATGCAGGAATCCTTATACCCAATCCCCAGTTCCCAATCCCCAGTCCCCAAGACGTATTAGTCCACGACCCTTGGCGACCAGTGCCAGCGATGGGTGGTCATGCAGCAATGCCGGCGGGTGTGTTTGAGCGATCGCAAATTGATTGCCGTTCTGATGTGTTAACTTACACTAGTGAACCTTTAACCGCAGATTTATCTCTAGTTGGGGAAGTATTAGTAAAAATCTGCTGTCAATCTGACCAAGATAGTTATGATTTGTGTGCTGTAATGTCCCAGGTATATCCTGATGGCAGCGTGTACAACGTGACGCAAGGTTATTTACATTGCCAAGACGGTAAAAACAACGTTACTAGAAATATACAATTGCAAACGATATGTATAAGAATAGGAAAAGGTAATTGTTTGCGTTTGAGTTTGAGTTTAGCTTGTTACCCAGCCTATGCAATGAACTCTGGGAATGGGGTTGTTTTAAGTAGTACCCGTTTAATGAATGCTCAGATCATAACACTGAGTGTTAGTTGTGATGGTTCTCAGGTTGTGTTACCGATGATTGCTTAG
- the gvpA gene encoding gas vesicle structural protein GvpA: MAVEKTNSSSSLAEVIDRILDKGIVVDAWVRVSLVGIELLAIEARIVIASVETYLKYAEAVGLTQSAAMPA; this comes from the coding sequence ATGGCAGTCGAAAAAACCAATTCTTCCTCAAGCTTGGCTGAAGTTATTGACCGTATCTTAGACAAAGGTATCGTTGTAGATGCTTGGGTACGTGTTTCTTTAGTTGGTATTGAATTGCTGGCGATTGAAGCTCGCATCGTCATTGCGTCTGTTGAAACCTACCTGAAATATGCAGAAGCTGTAGGTCTAACTCAATCCGCCGCAATGCCTGCTTAA
- the gvpA gene encoding gas vesicle structural protein GvpA: MAVEKTNSSSSLAEVIDRILDKGIVVDAWVRVSLVGIELLAIEARIVIASVETYLKYAEAVGLTQSAAMPA; this comes from the coding sequence ATGGCAGTTGAAAAAACTAATTCTTCCTCAAGCTTGGCTGAAGTTATTGACCGTATTTTAGACAAAGGTATCGTTGTAGATGCTTGGGTACGTGTTTCACTAGTTGGTATTGAATTGTTGGCAATTGAAGCCCGCATCGTTATCGCATCTGTTGAAACCTACCTGAAATATGCAGAAGCTGTAGGTCTAACTCAATCCGCCGCAATGCCTGCTTAA